Proteins from a single region of Rhodospirillales bacterium:
- a CDS encoding GNAT family N-acetyltransferase: MFTKSSLSSVGNTFAAPLSNTGAAISKPLSLYQKFHDNFSIILADTPELRKDAMRIRYLAYCVENPFENPEDNLEGLEQDVYDEKAHMALVRHNKSGINIGTTRLIVKDEKHALPIEGVVHDEVVKSVKHMSYNVGEISRFCIAQTRKKKIDDDSAILNLGFLGIVAGSFMLCRTHNITHWVGAMEPFLFKKLEMIGLKMDYVGETFLYHGERRPFFSDISNILEKMSYTHNDVWHLMAR; the protein is encoded by the coding sequence ATGTTTACAAAATCGTCCTTATCCTCTGTGGGGAATACTTTTGCTGCGCCTTTATCAAATACGGGCGCTGCTATCTCAAAGCCGCTTAGTTTATATCAGAAATTTCACGATAATTTTTCAATTATTTTAGCGGATACACCGGAATTGAGAAAAGATGCTATGAGAATTCGCTATCTTGCCTACTGCGTTGAAAATCCTTTTGAAAATCCGGAAGATAATCTGGAAGGATTGGAACAGGACGTCTATGATGAAAAGGCGCATATGGCGCTTGTAAGACATAATAAAAGCGGTATCAATATCGGTACTACACGTCTGATTGTAAAGGATGAGAAACACGCTCTTCCTATAGAAGGTGTCGTGCACGACGAGGTTGTTAAATCCGTTAAGCACATGTCTTATAATGTTGGTGAAATTTCAAGATTTTGCATTGCGCAAACAAGAAAGAAAAAGATAGATGACGACTCTGCCATACTTAATCTGGGCTTTTTGGGGATTGTGGCCGGCAGCTTCATGCTATGCAGAACGCACAATATAACCCATTGGGTAGGCGCTATGGAGCCGTTTTTATTCAAAAAGCTCGAGATGATTGGACTGAAAATGGACTATGTGGGGGAAACTTTCCTTTACCATGGGGAAAGACGTCCTTTTTTCTCAGATATATCCAATATTCTTGAAAAAATGAGCTATACTCACAATGATGTTTGGCATTTAATGGCCCGATAA
- a CDS encoding cephalosporin hydroxylase family protein, with product MNQILTFKKEVENNLEILSKDTSLQAFAMEFLKESGLRNYSYNFTALGRPIIQYPQDMVAMQELIWSVRPDLIIETGIAHGGSLIANAAALAQLDYCDAVQAGKTLDPKASKRKVLGIDIDIRAHNRAEIEKHPMVHHIDMIEGSSIAPDMVAKVYDYAKDFSTILISLDSNHTHDHVLAELKAYAPLTSIGSYCIVYDSSIEDMPEDMYNDRPWGKGNNPKTALHKYLKYLGNEDIKAADGKRLKLEIDKRIESKILITVAADGYLKRIS from the coding sequence ATGAACCAGATTTTAACGTTCAAGAAAGAGGTTGAAAATAACCTTGAAATTCTTTCGAAGGACACATCTCTCCAAGCTTTTGCCATGGAATTTTTGAAGGAAAGCGGCCTAAGAAATTATTCCTATAATTTTACTGCGTTGGGAAGACCTATCATTCAATATCCGCAAGATATGGTCGCCATGCAGGAATTGATCTGGTCCGTACGTCCCGATCTTATTATTGAGACGGGAATTGCGCATGGAGGTTCGCTAATAGCCAATGCCGCAGCCCTGGCACAACTGGATTATTGCGATGCAGTGCAAGCAGGGAAGACACTTGACCCTAAGGCCAGCAAACGTAAGGTTCTTGGCATCGACATAGATATACGCGCCCATAACAGGGCAGAGATTGAAAAACACCCCATGGTGCACCATATCGACATGATTGAGGGTTCATCAATCGCCCCGGATATGGTTGCCAAAGTGTACGACTACGCCAAAGACTTTTCTACAATATTAATATCACTGGATTCGAATCATACACACGACCATGTATTGGCAGAATTAAAGGCATATGCTCCTCTTACAAGCATTGGTAGCTACTGCATCGTCTATGATAGTAGTATCGAAGATATGCCGGAAGATATGTACAACGATCGCCCCTGGGGCAAAGGCAACAATCCCAAAACAGCCCTGCACAAATATTTGAAATATCTGGGAAACGAAGACATTAAAGCCGCTGACGGTAAAAGGCTTAAACTGGAAATTGACAAGCGTATCGAAAGTAAAATCTTGATAACTGTCGCAGCCGACGGTTACCTGAAGCGTATCTCCTGA